The following coding sequences lie in one Carassius gibelio isolate Cgi1373 ecotype wild population from Czech Republic chromosome A17, carGib1.2-hapl.c, whole genome shotgun sequence genomic window:
- the LOC128031487 gene encoding glutaminyl-peptide cyclotransferase-like: MVERRWTTSLLALIGILATLTSCDTVPWQEEKLKHEATTLSSSELSSVVSRTDLDRMWQKDLKPMLVVRYPGSSGSQHVQQHIKSTLNSMIAGWQVTEDAFYAHTPYGQFPFTNIIATLNPAAKRQLVVACHFDSKYYPPQWDGREFLGATDSAVPCSMILELARAQDDELKTLKDSGSDLSLQLFFFDGEEALYQWTSEDSLYGSRHLAHKMATTAHPPEAFNTSQLDGIDLFVLLDLIGGPNPRFGNQFSSTTRWLSRLQNIERRLHALGHLENHPNEVQYFWPGLHVGLIQDDHIPFLNQGVRILHLISTPFPAVWHTFDDNEENLDRIPINNLNKILQVFVLEYLNKKSLNAMAEGS, from the exons ATGGTCGAACGACGCTGGACCACGAGTCTGCTGGCTTTGATTGGCATCCTCGCGACACTGACGAGCTGCGACACTGTCCCGTGGCAGGAGGAAAAG CTGAAACATGAAGCAACCACACTAAGCTCCAGTGAGCTAAGTAGTGTGGTATCTCGTACCGATCTAGACCGGATGTGGCAGAAGGACCTGAAGCCCATGCTTGTTGTGCGCTATCCTGGTTCAAGTGGAAGCCAACACGTTCAgcag caTATTAAATCAACCCTCAACTCAATGATCGCGGGTTGGCAAGTGACAGAGGATGCCTTCTATGCTCATACGCCTTATGGCCAGTTTCCTTTTACCAACATAATTGCAACTCTCAACCCTGCGGCCAAACGTCAGTTGGTTGTGGCCTGCCACTTTGACTCCAAATACTACCCTCCACAGTGGGACGGCCGTGAGTTTCTTGGAGCAACGGATTCTGCTGTTCCCTGCTCTATGATTCTGGAGCTGGCAAGAGCCCAAGATGATGAACTAAAGACCTTGAAG GACTCTGGGTCAGATCTGTCTCTGCAGCTCTTTTTCTTTGATGGAGAGGAGGCTCTTTACCAGTGGACCTCTGAAGACTCTCTGTACGGCTCCCGTCATTTAGCGCACAAAATGGCGACAACAGCACATCCACCGGAAGCCTTCAACACAAGCCAGCTTGACGGAATT gatttgtttgttttactggACTTGATTGGCggtccaaatcctcgattcggtAATCAGTTCTCCAGTACGACCCGATGGCTTTCCAGACTACAAAATATtg AGCGCCGGCTGCATGCGCTCGGTCACCTAGAGAATCACCCTAATGAGGTTCAATACTTCTGGCCTGGCCTGCATGTGGGTCTAATTCAGGATGATCACATACCTTTCCTCAACCAAG GGGTCCGGATTCTCCATCTCATTTCGACTCCTTTTCCTGCGGTGTGGCACACCTTTGACGACAACGAGGAGAACCTGGATCGAATCCCCATTAACAATCTCAACAAGATCCTGCAGGTCTTTGTTCTTGAATACCTCAACAAGAAAAGTCTGAACGCTATGGCTGAAGGCTCTTAA